The following coding sequences are from one Paraburkholderia caballeronis window:
- a CDS encoding carboxymuconolactone decarboxylase family protein: MLYGTHTASTRTSMLPARINRESVREAIGEYADPAATFDERSDIYRELIGFVPPRIEARFAVTGALDPAIVDLQEKVRTHAMYPKNFDVKTAQLMLFGMLLMDGSDAAVLHAIAARRAGASWGEMQDTVNLCFLFRGMSAANKGAEIMGNIAHREVTEAATKNGASA, encoded by the coding sequence GTGCTCTACGGTACCCATACGGCTTCGACCCGAACCAGCATGCTTCCAGCAAGAATCAACCGTGAATCGGTACGTGAGGCGATCGGCGAATATGCTGATCCCGCCGCAACTTTCGACGAGCGTTCCGACATCTATCGCGAACTCATCGGCTTTGTGCCGCCACGTATCGAAGCTCGCTTCGCCGTCACCGGCGCGCTTGATCCGGCCATCGTCGATCTTCAAGAAAAAGTGCGAACGCACGCGATGTATCCGAAGAACTTCGATGTGAAAACCGCACAGTTGATGCTGTTCGGCATGCTGCTGATGGACGGCAGCGATGCGGCGGTGCTGCACGCGATCGCGGCGCGTCGTGCTGGGGCGAGCTGGGGAGAAATGCAGGATACGGTTAATCTCTGTTTCCTGTTTCGCGGTATGTCCGCAGCCAACAAGGGAGCCGAAATCATGGGCAATATCGCCCACCGCGAGGTCACCGAGGCGGCAACGAAAAACGGCGCTTCGGCTTGA
- a CDS encoding 2-keto-4-pentenoate hydratase, producing the protein MQPFNIEALGARLHHALETACAIDPLTVEFPQLSVSDAYAIQHAMIAHRTARGDRVVGKKIGITSKVVMDMLDVDQPDFGVLLSSMSYDDGASISASRFIAPRAEGEIAFVIADDIHGPGLTPADLLASIAYAVPCFEIVDSRIRDWKIRIADTIADNGSSGAFVLGDAIAPLNALDLRCAGMVLEKNGQIIGTGAGAAALGDPLASITWLANQLGELGIGLKAGEVVLSGSLSIMFPVAAGDSIAMTISGLGSCRARFVE; encoded by the coding sequence ATCCAACCGTTCAATATCGAGGCGCTCGGCGCGCGATTACATCACGCGCTCGAAACCGCCTGCGCCATCGATCCGCTGACCGTCGAATTTCCGCAGTTGTCGGTGAGTGATGCGTACGCCATCCAGCATGCGATGATCGCTCACCGCACGGCGCGGGGCGATAGGGTGGTCGGAAAAAAAATCGGCATTACCAGCAAAGTCGTCATGGACATGCTAGATGTCGACCAGCCCGATTTCGGCGTGCTGCTTTCCAGCATGTCGTACGACGACGGCGCGTCGATTTCCGCCAGCCGTTTCATCGCGCCGCGTGCGGAAGGCGAAATTGCGTTTGTTATCGCGGATGACATCCATGGTCCCGGTCTCACGCCAGCCGATCTGCTCGCGAGCATCGCCTACGCGGTACCGTGTTTCGAGATCGTCGACTCGCGGATTCGCGACTGGAAGATCAGGATCGCGGACACGATTGCCGACAACGGATCGTCCGGCGCATTTGTTCTGGGCGACGCGATTGCGCCACTCAACGCGCTCGATTTGCGCTGCGCCGGCATGGTGCTCGAAAAGAACGGCCAGATCATCGGCACCGGCGCAGGCGCTGCCGCGCTTGGCGACCCGCTCGCCAGCATAACGTGGCTCGCTAATCAACTCGGTGAACTCGGCATCGGCCTGAAGGCGGGCGAAGTCGTTTTATCCGGCTCGCTGTCGATCATGTTTCCGGTCGCTGCCGGCGACAGCATCGCGATGACAATCAGCGGGCTCGGTTCGTGCCGGGCCCGCTTTGTCGAATGA